The Lytechinus pictus isolate F3 Inbred chromosome 10, Lp3.0, whole genome shotgun sequence genome includes a window with the following:
- the LOC129270108 gene encoding protein rolling stone-like isoform X3, which translates to MVECTAPKLSDFGLSTSSYDVFTRTQCSFPRAVLLIYRFLMTGYFLGYQIYLWANVFTIHDYIFMTDWTYTVFTFYSLIALINLITDMSLQRCYDTSHASNVLKGRHMIQWLFYNVIVTWTCLVLVVFWGALYDPRYPNWMFDISCHALPGVFSVLELAFTATPCRLAHIIYPMIYGLLYLTFTLVYWGTGHPPIYSILDYSGNPGLATGSILGMVGFMLLFHPLVWGLTKLRGSVAGRLNCSQDLHGDRHELIDRM; encoded by the exons ATGGTGGAGTGTACAGCACCCAAATTATCTGACTTTGGTCTGTCGACGTCATCCTATGATGTTTTTACAAGAACTCAG TGCAGCTTTCCAAGAGCGGTGTTGCTGATATACCGATTCTTGATGACCGGATACTTCCTCGGTTACCAAATCTACTTGTGGGCTAACGTGTTTACCATCCATGATTACATCTTCATGACTGATTGGACCTATACGGTCTTCACTTTCTATTCCTTGATTGCTCTGATCAACCTTATAACGGACATGAGTCTTCAGAGATGCTATGACACGTCACATGCTTCCAACG TACTAAAAGGGCGACATATGATCCAGTGGCTTTTTTACAACGTCATCGTCACATGGACATGCCTTGTTCTCGTTGTCTTCTGGGGCGCCCTCTACGATCCTCGATATCCAAACTGGATGTTTGACATTTCCTGTCACGCCTTACCTGGTGTGTTCAGTGTCCTTGAGCTTGCCTTCACTGCGACACCCTGCCGACTCGCCCACATCATCTACCCGATGATCTACGGGTTGCTCTATCTCACATTCACCCTTGTCTACTGGGGGACTGGCCATCCACCGATATACTCGATCCTCGACTACAGTGGCAACCCAGGATTGGCTACGGGATCGATCCTTGGTATGGTAGGGTTCATGCTGCTGTTTCATCCGTTGGTTTGGGGGCTCACCAAGCTCAGGGGTAGCGTTGCAGGAAGATTGAACTGTTCTCAAGACTTACACGGCGATCGACATGAGCTCATCGATAGAATGTGA
- the LOC129270108 gene encoding protein rolling stone-like isoform X2, translating into MMIFTYNLWYFILTQISRKMVECTAPKLSDFGLSTSSYDVFTRTQCSFPRAVLLIYRFLMTGYFLGYQIYLWANVFTIHDYIFMTDWTYTVFTFYSLIALINLITDMSLQRCYDTSHASNVLKGRHMIQWLFYNVIVTWTCLVLVVFWGALYDPRYPNWMFDISCHALPGVFSVLELAFTATPCRLAHIIYPMIYGLLYLTFTLVYWGTGHPPIYSILDYSGNPGLATGSILGMVGFMLLFHPLVWGLTKLRGSVAGRLNCSQDLHGDRHELIDRM; encoded by the exons ATGATGATTTTCACGTATAacctttggtattttattttaacCCAAATCAGTCGCAAGATGGTGGAGTGTACAGCACCCAAATTATCTGACTTTGGTCTGTCGACGTCATCCTATGATGTTTTTACAAGAACTCAG TGCAGCTTTCCAAGAGCGGTGTTGCTGATATACCGATTCTTGATGACCGGATACTTCCTCGGTTACCAAATCTACTTGTGGGCTAACGTGTTTACCATCCATGATTACATCTTCATGACTGATTGGACCTATACGGTCTTCACTTTCTATTCCTTGATTGCTCTGATCAACCTTATAACGGACATGAGTCTTCAGAGATGCTATGACACGTCACATGCTTCCAACG TACTAAAAGGGCGACATATGATCCAGTGGCTTTTTTACAACGTCATCGTCACATGGACATGCCTTGTTCTCGTTGTCTTCTGGGGCGCCCTCTACGATCCTCGATATCCAAACTGGATGTTTGACATTTCCTGTCACGCCTTACCTGGTGTGTTCAGTGTCCTTGAGCTTGCCTTCACTGCGACACCCTGCCGACTCGCCCACATCATCTACCCGATGATCTACGGGTTGCTCTATCTCACATTCACCCTTGTCTACTGGGGGACTGGCCATCCACCGATATACTCGATCCTCGACTACAGTGGCAACCCAGGATTGGCTACGGGATCGATCCTTGGTATGGTAGGGTTCATGCTGCTGTTTCATCCGTTGGTTTGGGGGCTCACCAAGCTCAGGGGTAGCGTTGCAGGAAGATTGAACTGTTCTCAAGACTTACACGGCGATCGACATGAGCTCATCGATAGAATGTGA
- the LOC129270108 gene encoding protein rolling stone-like isoform X1 — MAATPLLVPPSRKMVECTAPKLSDFGLSTSSYDVFTRTQCSFPRAVLLIYRFLMTGYFLGYQIYLWANVFTIHDYIFMTDWTYTVFTFYSLIALINLITDMSLQRCYDTSHASNVLKGRHMIQWLFYNVIVTWTCLVLVVFWGALYDPRYPNWMFDISCHALPGVFSVLELAFTATPCRLAHIIYPMIYGLLYLTFTLVYWGTGHPPIYSILDYSGNPGLATGSILGMVGFMLLFHPLVWGLTKLRGSVAGRLNCSQDLHGDRHELIDRM, encoded by the exons ATGGCCGCTACGCCCCTTCTGGTACCTCCTAG TCGCAAGATGGTGGAGTGTACAGCACCCAAATTATCTGACTTTGGTCTGTCGACGTCATCCTATGATGTTTTTACAAGAACTCAG TGCAGCTTTCCAAGAGCGGTGTTGCTGATATACCGATTCTTGATGACCGGATACTTCCTCGGTTACCAAATCTACTTGTGGGCTAACGTGTTTACCATCCATGATTACATCTTCATGACTGATTGGACCTATACGGTCTTCACTTTCTATTCCTTGATTGCTCTGATCAACCTTATAACGGACATGAGTCTTCAGAGATGCTATGACACGTCACATGCTTCCAACG TACTAAAAGGGCGACATATGATCCAGTGGCTTTTTTACAACGTCATCGTCACATGGACATGCCTTGTTCTCGTTGTCTTCTGGGGCGCCCTCTACGATCCTCGATATCCAAACTGGATGTTTGACATTTCCTGTCACGCCTTACCTGGTGTGTTCAGTGTCCTTGAGCTTGCCTTCACTGCGACACCCTGCCGACTCGCCCACATCATCTACCCGATGATCTACGGGTTGCTCTATCTCACATTCACCCTTGTCTACTGGGGGACTGGCCATCCACCGATATACTCGATCCTCGACTACAGTGGCAACCCAGGATTGGCTACGGGATCGATCCTTGGTATGGTAGGGTTCATGCTGCTGTTTCATCCGTTGGTTTGGGGGCTCACCAAGCTCAGGGGTAGCGTTGCAGGAAGATTGAACTGTTCTCAAGACTTACACGGCGATCGACATGAGCTCATCGATAGAATGTGA